From the Paenibacillus sp. R14(2021) genome, the window CCAAAATCCCTCAAGCTGTATGAAATTCTCCCGAACGCAGTGCTTAATCAATTCATGCAGGAGGGATATACTTGCATGATATACAGCGTTTTAGCGGTGTTTTATTTTAAAAAAACAACTTCTTGTCCCTTTCAATAGACAAGAAGTTGTATTGTTTATTATTGACTGCCCCTGCGCATTAACCAGTGTGAGGAGTTAAGAATCTGTTTTAGCCTAACGAAAGACCAATCGCGGCGTTTTCCTCAGGCGTGCCGAGCCAAAAGCCCCGTGAAATCGCCGTTTGTACAAAATGCATCAATGCCTCCTGCTCGGGCTGACCCGGCGGCACAGAAGCGACCGGGCGACCGATTTCCTTGAAAAATTGCCCCATCTTGACCGTCGAGGCGATTAGCAATGTCACCGGCTCGTTCGAAACATTCCGCCAAGCGTGCTTACGATTCGAAACGATATCCAGCGCATCGCCAGCCCGATAGACAGACCAGACACCGTCAATCCAAGCTTCAATTTCCCCGGAAATCACGACAAACGTTTCGCGGTCTTCATGGCTATGAACGGGCACGAATACACCGGGGCTGAGCTCGCCTTTCATCAGACAATAATCTTGATTATCCGATAGTTCCGTTAAATGCTGCAGGTGCGGACCGAGTACATCTAATACTTCAAACATTAATCTTTCTCCTTTTGTAGAGCGAATTTTTACATTTTCCCCAACTCTTATAGCTCCTCCAATCGGATGCGGCTGGGTTAGGATGGATACAAATTAATGATAACGCGAACTTAACCGTTACAGAACTTCCTCCCTGTTAGAGGGAAATAACTGTTTATTATAGGGGGGCTAAAGTATGCAAGTGGAATGGTTTCGGAGTTTTACAGAAGCGGCAAAATGGAAGAGCTTTTCAAAGGCAGCTGACAGACTTAACTTAACCCAGCCAGCGATTAGTAAACAGATTCGGCAGCTGGAAGCAGTCTACGGCGTCGAGCTATTCCAGCGCAGCGCCTCAGGCGTCGAATTGACGAAAGCCGGGAGACAATTCATGGCGCAGATCATCCCCGTCGTGACGTCGCTCGAGAACATTGAAGTGTACATGCGCCAATACAAGAGCGAACCTGGGTATAAACTCGGCTGTCTTCCGAGCCTCGCAGCACAGTTTCTGCTTGATCGGCTACGTGTTTACCGAGCCTCCAACAACCGGGTCATGGTAAAAGTTCGTCAAACGTCGATCGAGCTACTGGATGGGCTTCAGGAAAGTTCTTTCGACGCCGCATTGATGGATGCGGATTTCGTGGGCGCCCCGATGTGGAGCAAGACGCTGTTTACCGAAGGTTATATCGCCGTTCTTCAGGGTGATCATCCGCTCAGGGAACGGACGTCTCTGCGCCTGGAAGAATTGAAAGACGAGCGATTCGTCTTCGCGACGTCGAAATGCGAGATCCACGACCGGGTCAGGTCGCTAGTGTCTAGCAGTAGAAATCTCCCCGATGTACAGCTGGAATTCGAAGGAAATAAAGAGTTTCTGCTCAATGTCGCCGTCGGCGCCGGCATCACGGTGCTTCCCGGATTGCTGCGGGCGGAGGCGGAGCTGATGGGTTTGCACGCCGTACCTCTGGCGGAACCTGAATTGTACCGAACGATTGTGCTTGCCGCGCGAACGGCCGACATCGGCTCGAAGCTTTATCGCCGTTTATTATCAAATAAGTAGATAAACTTTTCCATTGCAAATGAGAGCATATGAGACTAAATTATTGATTCGGGATCTAGGTCTCAACCAGCCTAAACATGATCAATACAAGTGGGGGGCGGACAGTATAGCTTACGGGATCCGTGTCCCAGGGGAACGAACGTCCTGCCCAGCTCCCCGTAATTTTATACCCCAACAAAAAATGAGGTCGACCAGGTAGCTCTGGTGACCTCATAATATGACGGGGAACTATGCTAGTAGGCAGACGACGGAGCTGTAAGCAGCTTCCACTTGCCGAATATGTTTGCTAATAGCCGGCGGGGTCAAGCTAAGTTTGTCGGCAGCTTTGGACAAGCTCCTCCAATTCGCCCCTTCCGTAAAACTCCGGAACCATTCCACCTGCATCTTGCAGCCTTCCTATAACGAAAAGGAATACAAATATAACATATAGGAAGTTCCGTAACGTTCCTATTCACGTTATTATTTAATCCATCCTTCCTAGCACAGCAACAGCAATTGAGAAGATGAAATGGTCGGTAAGTAATATCTACATGATTTCTGGAGGTTAGCCATCATGACAAATCATCAAGAAGAAGTAAATGAACGTCAAGCCATTTCCCACCGGAACGAAGAAATTGAGTGGCACCAAGTGGAACACGTTCCAGGAGAACGAATCTGTATTCGTGTAAAAGGTGAAGATACTGATGGGGCATACGCCATTTTGGATCTAGTTAAAGACTCTTCATATGGACCACCGTATGGACCTCCAATTCACATTCATCAAAGAACAGACGAAATTTTCCGTATCATTGAAGGAAAAGCTCGGTTCCACTTGGACGGGAAGGAGTTCGATGCAGAAGCAGGTGATATCGTTGTAGTTCCAAAAGGTACGACGCATACTTTCGCAAATTTTGACAGCGACACTCCTTTATATATGCAGATTACGTTTACTCCTGCGGGAGATGAGCTTGCATTCCAAGAATGTGTCGGAAAGTCGATAGATGAAATCATTGAAATGTCAAGAACAAAATATCAAGTAATCTTCACGGGATCGCCCCTTGAAAAATAAATGAAATGCAAATAAAGTCTGTTGAGAAATTATTGATTATATGATACCACCTCGGAGGTATAACATTTTGACACAACATGAGCAACCTTTAAATGTACGCCAGGCCATTTTCCAGCAAAATGAAGAAGCTGAGTGGATCGACTTGATCCACACCCCTGGTGAACGGTACAGAATTCGATTAAAAGGTGAAGATACGAATGGCGCATATTCCATTATTGAAGTAATTATGGATCCTAAGGATGAGCCGCCGTATGGACCGATGCTCCATATTCATCAGAGGACAGACGAATTATTCCGTATCTTAGAAGGAAAGGCTCGTTTCCAAGTGAATGGGAAAGAGTTCGATGCAGGAGTGGGCGATATCGTATTTGTTCCAAAAGGGACCCCTCATGCTTTCGCAAATTTTAGCGACTCCCTCTTATATATGCAGATCATGTTTACTCCTGGGGGCGAGGAGGCTTTTTGGCAGAAAATAAACGGTATGCCACTAGATGAAATGGAAGAAGTATGTAATACATTTCACGTACTTCTAGTAGGGCCGCCTCTTCAAAAATAATTGCAAACGGGAAGAAATATTTTTGGGAAAAAGCATTAAAGAAGCTGACGAAGCGGCAGTTCAGTGAAAAATCATGATCGGATAGCCAAGCTAGGATGGTTCAAGACGAAGTTAAGAAAAGCATGAGTTCAGATGTAAATGGGGATATCTGGTTTCATGTTGTAACAACCAAAATATTTGTAATGGAGGTATTATGATGTCAAAAGGAACTACGAGAAAGTTTGCCAAATTAAGTGCATTTATTCTGTTGGCAGCGCTTGTGTCAGCTCTTATTACAGCTTTCACAACAAACAACAACCCGAATAATGATGCATCCGTAAACAAAGCTTATTCGGATAAGGAACTCGTCAAAACACTTCCAGGATTCAAAAATGGATACAAAAAGGTAAATGGAATCAAGCTTCACTATGTTGAAGGGGGTAAGGGTGAACCGCTATTCCTTCTTCCAGGCTGGCCGCAAACATGGTATGCGTATCACAACATTATGCCGGAACTAGCAAAGAAATATCATGTTTATGTCGTTGAATATCGTGGAATGGGCAGCTCTGACAAGCCTGCATCAGGCTATGACAAGAAGACAATGGCGTCAGATGTCTATGCCTTGGTCAAAGAGCTTGGCTATACGAAAGTTAATATGGCAGGACATGACATTGGGGCATTTGTTGCTTATGCTTACGCAGCCAATTACCCTCAAGCTACGACAAAGCTAGCTGTGTTGGATGTTGTTCATCCATCTGAACGCTATCTGGGACTCCCTCTCTTGCCGCCGCCGGGGGTGTACGATACAAGCGTTAAAGACCATCCGATTTACCCTTGGTGGTTTGGACTGAATTCTGTTCCAGAATTGCCTGAGAAATTGCTGCAAGGGAATGGAATGCGTATTTATCAAGATTGGCTCTTTGACTATTTGGCCTATGGCAACAAGCCTCCTATGACCAAAGAGGTCAAAGAAGCCTACTATGCGGCATATTCAAGTGCTGAAGCCATTCGCGCAAGCAACGGGTGGTATAAAGCATTCAGGCAAGATATTGAAGATTTCAAAACTTATCCAAAATTATCAATGCCAGTTCTCGGTATTGCAGGTTTTGATTCCACTTTCCGTAATCTTGATGCACATTTGCGTCAATATGCGACTGATGTAAAATCGGTGAAACTAGATGGAGCAGGACACTGGATCGCAGAGCAGAAACCGCAGGAAACCATTAAACTGTTTAATGAGTTTTTCGAATAACAAAAAAAGCAGTGCATGGCAAGTCTAAGCCATGCACTGCTTTTTTCGTCATCAAGAACGATAACCTGATTTACGGGTTAATGTTTCGAGTTATCCGCCAAGGAAATCGAGGTAGGGGATATGGTGGCTCTCACTCATTAACTCAATGGCTCTATTGCACCGAATATTCAATAACGATGCTATCTAACTATTGTTTGCGAATTTGTCGGAAGACAAGAACATAATCTGAATGAGGTCCGCGAAAACTGCGGGCTTTTATAGTTATCGGATAATGTTCTTGTCATTTGGCAACGACAAGAACATTATCCGAATCCAGTGGATTAGTTTATTCAAGCAAGCAATTATCGCTACTTTGAACAGCTTTTCTTCAGCACGTTTTTTATCATAATAAGCTCTTAATTTCTTATTTCTATTCTTTGCGTGAACAAACCGATCGATTTCCTCGACTCATCCAAAATTGTTATCAATTGTATAAAATCATATTCAAGTAACTGGCATCTACCGATTTAACATGGGTTGCTAGATACTCCTGGTATTGAAGAAGCAACTTGATGAGCAACTGCATTGAAATCAAGTGGCTGGTGAAGGTAAAAATTGTGATGATAAGTATTTTATTTCCTTGAATGGATAAACTTTTGTGGGGACTGTGGGATAAAAAATTTACAACTCTATGATAACTTTTAATTTCAGAATTGCTATCATGGCGTAGGGGTGTATTCTTATGACGAAAATACTGATTGTTGATGATGAGAAGGCAATTAACGATTTGATTGCCGTAAATTTAAAGATGGTCGGGCATGAGTATGTCCAATTGTATAGTGGAGATCAAGTTCTAAAAACATTAAATGAGATGCGTATCGATTTAGTCATCCTCGACGTGATGCTGCCTGGCAGAGACGGCTTTGAAATCGTGCAGGATATTGTGAAACGGGGCGTGCCGGTTATCTTCTTAACTGCAAGAAATACGGTTTCTGATAAAGTATATGGCTTGGAGACCGGAGCGGAAGATTATATAGTCAAGCCTTTTGAAGCAGTGGAACTCATCGCTCGAATCCATGTCATTTTAAGAAGAAACCAAAAGGCCGCAAACGAATTTAGGCTGGATGACACCATAGTTGATTTGGAAAAGCATATTGTGACTGTTCATGGGCAAGAAGTCGAAATAACCAACAAGGAATTCCAATTATTAGATCTTCTTGTGCAATATAAAAATATCGCGCTATCCCGTGAGAAAATTATTGAGCAAACCTGGGGTTTCGATTTTTATGGAGATACAAGAACCGTTGACGTGCATATTCAGAAGCTGAGAAAGAAACTAAATTGGGAGACCCGGATCAAAACGATTTATAAATACGGTTACAGGCTAGAGGTGTAGAGGTGAAATTCTGGCAGAAAACGTATCTGAGCGTGTTATTTGTATTTCTGATCGCCTTCGACCTCGGAGCCTATGGACTTTTAAAAAAGAGTTACCAACTAAACGAACAATTGGACATCTCAAGAGGCGTGAGCGTATACGGGAGCATTGAAAATTCATTAAGCTATATCCTTAGTGTATATACTGAACGTACTGGCATTACCAACTATGAAACGGTAATTGCTAGTTTTGCAGCAAATTATTATAAAGAGGATATCCTTTTAGAGGTTTACCAAGCGGATCAATTGATCTATTCCAATGCCTATCAATTTGCAGGGGATCGGGCAGAGCTGCATGGGGATCCATACCAATCCGTTTACAGAAAGATGAATGATGAGCTATGGCTGTTTATCGGCGGGAAAATGGAATTCCAGGATTTAAGACTCGTTATTTCAAGAAAATCTGAGTATTTACAGGAATATCATGTTACTTTACGGCAGTACTTCATTACATTGAGTGTTGTGATTTCATTGATTTTATCGGTAGCGCTTATTTTTCTATTATTTCAATTAACCGCACCTATTCGCAGGTTAAACAAAGGTGTAAAGGCAATTGCCGCAGGAGCGTATGATCAACGAGTGAAAGTGGGAGTAAACGACGAATTTGGGGAATTAGCACAAGATTTTAACAGGATGGCTGATGCTGTTTCCAATCATATTGAAACGATCAAAAAGGCGAGTGAAGACAAAGAAATATTCATCAACAACCTCACTCATGAACTTAAAACCCCCATTACGGCTATCAAGGGATATAGCGTGTTTTTAAATCATGCCAATTATAATGAGGAAGAAAGGAAAATGGCGGTCCAGTACATTCATGAGCATATTGCGCGGCTGGACGTCCTCTCAGGAAAAATGATGCAGTTGTTATATTTGAAGAGTGAAGAGGTTGCCTTAGAACCCGTTGATATAGAAGATCTGTTTTCATATGTGATAAACATGGAGCGGCATCATCTAGAAGCAAAGCAGATGACGATTATACGTGAGTGCTCGGCCGACGAAGTCTATGGTGATCAAGAACTATTGCAATCCTTGTTCATTAACTTAGTAGAAAACAGCATAAAAGCTTCCTCGTTCGGGGGGGAGATCCAATTGAGAAGTTACCATTACGGCGAAAGCGTTGTGATTGAAGTCTTGGATTATGGAAGAGGCATACCTGAGAAGGATATTGCGAAAATTACAGAAGCGTTCTATGTAGTGGACCGATCCCGTTCAAAAGAACTGGGTGGGCTTGGGCTTGGCTTATCCATTTGCAATGAGATCGCCCAGCTCCATCATGCGAACATACAAATCGATTCAGAAGAAAATGAATATACAAGGGTCTCTGTTTATTTTACAACTCCATTACAACTTGAAGATTAGTTCATAACGTGGCTCTATTATAGTTGGTTTGTAGCTACGAATCACCAAAAATATTGGAGGTAATGAAGAATGAGAAAAAAGTTTATCACTGCAGCAATGACTCTAGGAGTAGCAACCGTTCTGGTTGCAGGAAACGGCGTTATGACGACATATGCTTCTTCAAATGCTGATGCACAAAAGGTGCAGGTCATTGGCAAATATCAGCAGCCCGATATTGCTGGCCCTGGCTCATTGCAGGGGTTTCAAATCAAAGATTTGCCGGTGAACGAAAAGGAAGCGGTTGTAAGTGCGGAGAAAGCGATTCAAGAAAAATTTAAGGTTTCATTAAGTGGCTTTAAAATTTCCTATGATTTGGGCACCCGAGTAGACAGGGAAGGAACGTTCTATTTTGTAACCTTTGTAGATCAAACATACAATTATTCCGACGCCGAACTCATCAAAGCGAAGCAGGATTTAAAGGCAGGTAAAGATATCGGCATCAAGCAGAACGATATTTACGTTGCATTTGTAAACGCCAAAACCGGGGAAATCGATTCAATTGAGAATAATCCAACGGCACCAAAAGGAGCTAATTAAATCACATCATCCTTGTAGTTTTTTGAGGACATGAAACCTTGGGTCGTATAAGATTATACGACCAGAGGTTTTTTATTATAGGTAAAACAGTCTGTCTGATAAGGACTTACAGCAACAAAGAAAACGATGTTAGAGTAGCTTAGAAAAGGAATATGCACGCTTTGTTGCCCGAAAACTTGCCGTTAAAGACAGCGCGGTGAACCTTACCACAAGTAACGGCAAGTTAATGAAAGGAGTTGAAAAGTAAATATTGCTTGAATAATGGCCGGGAACGCCATCGGTCCCATTCGGATGTTTAAATATTTGCTGCTCAAAGCGATTTCCGATCTGTCCGACATCGACATCGTGGAGCGTTCGCGATACGATTTGTCGTTCAAATATTTCTTGAACATGGCGCCGGAAGAACCGGTCATTGGCTCTAGGCGAGGCGCTTTTCTTGTTTTCAAAGACGAAAATTTGGAAGCATAAGCTTGCATGTGTTGCAAACTTATGGGTTAAGTTACACACACACAAATTAACTGATTGATGTCAAGAAGGTTTCCCGTCACGGCAGAAAGACCATCGACCTCGCCGATTGGCTTGCCAACAAAAACGTATCCATTTTCTTGCATCGGGTTGGCAACGTTTGCGGCCCGTTGTATCAAGAACGAAATACTTATGCATCTCCGATCGCTCAAGAAAACCCGCAAGGACGTGTCCTTGCACGATCCAATCGGTACGGATAAGGAAGGCAACGAAATTACGCTTTTCGACATTCTCGGCACGGAAGCCGACGATGTGGCGGATCGGGTTCAATTGAAGATCGAGAAAAGCAAGATCTATAAGAACTTAGACATTCTGGGAGATTGCGAAGGAACTCGGGATATCACGGAGCTATGTGTCGCGCATCGAGAAACGGGCACTAATGAAGCTATACCATGAGTTTTATAAGGCGAAGAAGTGAAGCGTAACCTGAAGGTACGAGGAGCAAAAAGAGGCTGGGATCGTTCGAATACGAAATCCTCAGCCTCTTTCTTATGAACGGGGAGTTACGGTTTATAACCTAATTCTTGTGACAGTTCTAAAGCAGTCTGCTTTAATTTCAAAATAAAATCGGAATGTTCGGAAGTATCGAGAACATCATTCATCGACACCACCGTCAACGCGGCTAGGATCGACCCGTTTAGATCAAATACCGGACAGCTAACTGCCGTGATTCCTGGCACTAGTGTTCCCGACGTTACGGCAAAGCCCTTGCGTTTAACCGACTCTAGCTCCTTAAGCAACGGTTCCTGCAGCAGATCTGTTTTGAGCTCGCTTGAAATGAGGGATTGCGTTTTATTTTTTGGCAAATAAGCGCTGAATAATCTTCCGGGAGCACTTTCTGTCACGCTAACCCTAGAACCAACTTTGATTCCTAAATTGATGGCCCGGTTGCTTTGTTCCCATCTGAGAAAGAAGGGACCGCTTTCCCCCCAAATCGCGAGCGCCACGGTCTCATTTAGCGCTTCCCTGAGCTTTGTTATGTAAGGTATGCAAATGTCTTGGATATCAAGTTGTTCAGATGCTTTCAGCCCGAGATGAATCAACTCCGTGCCCAATGAATATTTGAGATCTTGGCTTTTTTGAAGAAATCCTATTTTTGTAAAGCTCGTCAAATATTTATGAAGCTTGCTCTTGGATATGCCGCACAAAAAGGATATTTCCGTTGCAGTCAGTGACTTTCTTTCCTCAGAAATCTTCTTTAGGATACCCAATCCCAATTCAACAGACTGGATACCATGGCCCTTTGGTTCCGTTGCCATATAATCCACCTTTCCACGTACTAGTGCGCCAATTCATGATCATGATGAGGCTTATGAGCCAGCTTATGACCTTTTCCAGTGAAATGGAGGCCAATAGACAAGCATGCAAGGACTGCCGCAGCCATGAAAGCGATGAAGAAAAGGTCATGATAAGTCATTAAGAGAGATAGAGATTGTTCTTTCAGGTTATCACCTGCCGTGCCTGACTGCACCCTATCGTTAAGGTTGTGTGAATAATCGAAGTTCAAATACCATCCAGCCAATAATATTACTATAACGTTTGCTAAAAAGCGAATGAATTGAACAGCAGTCATTCGACTGACCAAGTCGGGCAATGGACCTCCTAGTGCGGCGGCCGTAAGACCCGAGCCGACCGTGATTCCAAGACCGCTCGATAAGAGCGTCAAATTGACAGCCATCATTACAAACGAAGAAGAGTCGTTCAAATATAACCATTGAATGAGAACAATAGCAATCGCTGCCGATCCGATTAGGCCGAGGAGACCGGGGCCGAATTTGTCGTAGAGCAATGTGCAGATGATCGCTGATATGGCTACGCCAATAAACATAAATAGCAGCAAGGACAAGAGCTGGTTGTTTGAATGGATATGTATGATTCCTTGGACCGCCGGCAGACTGAGCGCCATGACGACGTTGCTGAATACGGCCTTTAGTATGCCAAGCAGCGGTTTGGGGTGCATAATCAACTTCAAGGCAATAACAGGGTGACTAACCTTGCGCTGCGCGATTATAAAAAGAATCAGTGTAACAAAGGCGCCTCCGATTACGGCCCAGAGATTGCCCGGAGAACCAAACCATTGCTCGAGATGGTTGAAGGCTGCCAAGGCAGCTACCGAACAAATCACGATCAGCGTTATTCCTGCGTTATCCCAATGCAAATGCTTGTTCTTCGAATGGTGCTCGTTTCGCAGGAAAATAGAGTTCAAGATGAATGCAGCCAATGCTAAAGCAAATCCCAAATAAAAAATCCATCTCCAGTCTTGATAAACGACAGCTATGTTTCCGATCAACAAACCTGTAATCGCCGCTCCGAAAAAACCGCCTACAAGTACGGATAAGGCAAGATTTCGCTTCTCGATTGGGAAGGAAAGCAGCAGCATGGGGACCATAATCATGAGCATCATGCCCGTGCCCATCCCTTGCAGAAATCTGCCTAAAGACATCCATTGCTCATTGACGGAGCATGCAGCCGAGAGCGAACCAATCATAAAGAGAATCATAGAAACAGAGTAAGTGACCCGCACGCCTAATTGATGACGAAGCAAGGGCCCTAGCGGAATGAACAACATAAGGGCGATGATGCCGATTAGAGTCGGGCTGAATATCGCGTTTTTGCCAAGATGAAATGAATGCTGGATAAGGCTTTGGCTGGGAATTAAAGCGCTATTCAACATGAAACCCGGCCCAATGGCCAGAACGGTTAAGATCGCATTTTTCCAATGTTTTTGTAAGTTCATGTTCACATTCCTCCAAATTGTTCACTATTAAGAAACTTGGTATATCTATAGTTGACATCATATTACCATAAGATGCATAGTAAAAGCGTTGTTCACAATTATTTCATAATGGAGGGACATCAAAATGGAAAATTGCGGAATCTGATACTGACTGTCCGTTTGTGCATAATAGCTGCCTGGAAGCCAGTCTGCTGCATGAGCCGAACCACCGGATATTCTAAGGGGAAGCGGCGTTTTGTTCGTGTTCTT encodes:
- a CDS encoding cupin domain-containing protein produces the protein MFEVLDVLGPHLQHLTELSDNQDYCLMKGELSPGVFVPVHSHEDRETFVVISGEIEAWIDGVWSVYRAGDALDIVSNRKHAWRNVSNEPVTLLIASTVKMGQFFKEIGRPVASVPPGQPEQEALMHFVQTAISRGFWLGTPEENAAIGLSLG
- a CDS encoding LysR family transcriptional regulator, which codes for MQVEWFRSFTEAAKWKSFSKAADRLNLTQPAISKQIRQLEAVYGVELFQRSASGVELTKAGRQFMAQIIPVVTSLENIEVYMRQYKSEPGYKLGCLPSLAAQFLLDRLRVYRASNNRVMVKVRQTSIELLDGLQESSFDAALMDADFVGAPMWSKTLFTEGYIAVLQGDHPLRERTSLRLEELKDERFVFATSKCEIHDRVRSLVSSSRNLPDVQLEFEGNKEFLLNVAVGAGITVLPGLLRAEAELMGLHAVPLAEPELYRTIVLAARTADIGSKLYRRLLSNK
- a CDS encoding cupin domain-containing protein, yielding MTQHEQPLNVRQAIFQQNEEAEWIDLIHTPGERYRIRLKGEDTNGAYSIIEVIMDPKDEPPYGPMLHIHQRTDELFRILEGKARFQVNGKEFDAGVGDIVFVPKGTPHAFANFSDSLLYMQIMFTPGGEEAFWQKINGMPLDEMEEVCNTFHVLLVGPPLQK
- a CDS encoding cupin domain-containing protein, with the protein product MTNHQEEVNERQAISHRNEEIEWHQVEHVPGERICIRVKGEDTDGAYAILDLVKDSSYGPPYGPPIHIHQRTDEIFRIIEGKARFHLDGKEFDAEAGDIVVVPKGTTHTFANFDSDTPLYMQITFTPAGDELAFQECVGKSIDEIIEMSRTKYQVIFTGSPLEK
- a CDS encoding HAMP domain-containing sensor histidine kinase, producing the protein MKFWQKTYLSVLFVFLIAFDLGAYGLLKKSYQLNEQLDISRGVSVYGSIENSLSYILSVYTERTGITNYETVIASFAANYYKEDILLEVYQADQLIYSNAYQFAGDRAELHGDPYQSVYRKMNDELWLFIGGKMEFQDLRLVISRKSEYLQEYHVTLRQYFITLSVVISLILSVALIFLLFQLTAPIRRLNKGVKAIAAGAYDQRVKVGVNDEFGELAQDFNRMADAVSNHIETIKKASEDKEIFINNLTHELKTPITAIKGYSVFLNHANYNEEERKMAVQYIHEHIARLDVLSGKMMQLLYLKSEEVALEPVDIEDLFSYVINMERHHLEAKQMTIIRECSADEVYGDQELLQSLFINLVENSIKASSFGGEIQLRSYHYGESVVIEVLDYGRGIPEKDIAKITEAFYVVDRSRSKELGGLGLGLSICNEIAQLHHANIQIDSEENEYTRVSVYFTTPLQLED
- a CDS encoding alpha/beta fold hydrolase, whose protein sequence is MMSKGTTRKFAKLSAFILLAALVSALITAFTTNNNPNNDASVNKAYSDKELVKTLPGFKNGYKKVNGIKLHYVEGGKGEPLFLLPGWPQTWYAYHNIMPELAKKYHVYVVEYRGMGSSDKPASGYDKKTMASDVYALVKELGYTKVNMAGHDIGAFVAYAYAANYPQATTKLAVLDVVHPSERYLGLPLLPPPGVYDTSVKDHPIYPWWFGLNSVPELPEKLLQGNGMRIYQDWLFDYLAYGNKPPMTKEVKEAYYAAYSSAEAIRASNGWYKAFRQDIEDFKTYPKLSMPVLGIAGFDSTFRNLDAHLRQYATDVKSVKLDGAGHWIAEQKPQETIKLFNEFFE
- a CDS encoding LysR family transcriptional regulator; its protein translation is MQVEWFRSFTEGANWRSLSKAADKLSLTPPAISKHIRQVEAAYSSVVCLLA
- a CDS encoding IclR family transcriptional regulator; amino-acid sequence: MATEPKGHGIQSVELGLGILKKISEERKSLTATEISFLCGISKSKLHKYLTSFTKIGFLQKSQDLKYSLGTELIHLGLKASEQLDIQDICIPYITKLREALNETVALAIWGESGPFFLRWEQSNRAINLGIKVGSRVSVTESAPGRLFSAYLPKNKTQSLISSELKTDLLQEPLLKELESVKRKGFAVTSGTLVPGITAVSCPVFDLNGSILAALTVVSMNDVLDTSEHSDFILKLKQTALELSQELGYKP
- a CDS encoding MFS transporter; the encoded protein is MNLQKHWKNAILTVLAIGPGFMLNSALIPSQSLIQHSFHLGKNAIFSPTLIGIIALMLFIPLGPLLRHQLGVRVTYSVSMILFMIGSLSAACSVNEQWMSLGRFLQGMGTGMMLMIMVPMLLLSFPIEKRNLALSVLVGGFFGAAITGLLIGNIAVVYQDWRWIFYLGFALALAAFILNSIFLRNEHHSKNKHLHWDNAGITLIVICSVAALAAFNHLEQWFGSPGNLWAVIGGAFVTLILFIIAQRKVSHPVIALKLIMHPKPLLGILKAVFSNVVMALSLPAVQGIIHIHSNNQLLSLLLFMFIGVAISAIICTLLYDKFGPGLLGLIGSAAIAIVLIQWLYLNDSSSFVMMAVNLTLLSSGLGITVGSGLTAAALGGPLPDLVSRMTAVQFIRFLANVIVILLAGWYLNFDYSHNLNDRVQSGTAGDNLKEQSLSLLMTYHDLFFIAFMAAAVLACLSIGLHFTGKGHKLAHKPHHDHELAH
- a CDS encoding response regulator transcription factor — its product is MTKILIVDDEKAINDLIAVNLKMVGHEYVQLYSGDQVLKTLNEMRIDLVILDVMLPGRDGFEIVQDIVKRGVPVIFLTARNTVSDKVYGLETGAEDYIVKPFEAVELIARIHVILRRNQKAANEFRLDDTIVDLEKHIVTVHGQEVEITNKEFQLLDLLVQYKNIALSREKIIEQTWGFDFYGDTRTVDVHIQKLRKKLNWETRIKTIYKYGYRLEV